Below is a window of Electrophorus electricus isolate fEleEle1 chromosome 12, fEleEle1.pri, whole genome shotgun sequence DNA.
TTTACACAATTCTTCCTGGTCTGTTCACGTGACAACTGTCACGTACACATTCTGCTTTTTAGCTCCTGACGCTGCCAGACACATAATGTGATGTTAGAGCCTCTGTCACTGGTACATCTACTGTgactcttttttccccctttaacAGACTGTACTGTAAGAATCACAGTGGAAATGAGGAACgggatgaagaggatgaggaaagGGAGAGTCGGAGTCGCGAGAGGGCTGCCAGCAACCATGAGGGAACGTCTTCTCCATCCCAAGTCAATGGCAACTAGGTGAGATGATGATGACGTTGCCAAACAGTTTACATTGTGCAGGGTCACTTCCTTTTTTACCTGTGGAAGCTTTAGATTCTAGGTCACATGACAGGAAATGGTATCTTGAAACTTAGAATGGTGACAGCTGGTATTACACCACATTAAGAAGAAtatatactgcctggccaaaaaaaaaaaggtcacacactctaatatttcgttggaccgcctttaggtttgattacggcacacgttcgctgtggcatcgtttccacaagcttctgcaatgtcaacatttattttctgtgcagagttgcattaatttttcccccgagatcttgtattgatgatgggagatttggaccactgcgcaaagtcttctccagcacatcccaaagattctcaatggggttcaggtctggactctggcAGCCAATCCATCtgtaaaaatgatgtctcatgctccctgaaacactctttcacaatttaagcccaatgaatcctggcattgtcatcttggaatatgcctgtgctatcagggaagaaaaaatccattgatggaataacctggtcattcagtatattcaggtagtcagctgacctcattctgtggccacataacgttgctgaacctagacctgaccaactgcagcaaccccagatcaaaGCAGTACCCCCACAGGCtcgtatggtaggcactaggcatgatgtgtgcatcacttcagccactcttcttaccctgatgcacccatcactctggaacagggtaaatctggactcatcagacatgaccttcttccattgcttcagagtccaatctttatgcttcctagcaaattgaagccatttttgccggttagcttCACtaacaagtggttttcttaaggctgtgcagctgtttagtcccaatcccttgagttcccgttgcattgtgcatgtggaaatgctcttactttcactattaaacataccCCTgagttttactgttgtttttctatgttttttttcaccacacgtttaagcaATCGCTGCttacgatcattcaagatttttttctgacaacattccttcctcaaagatgtttccccactgtccttccactttttaataatgtgttggacagttcttaacctgaatttagtagtttcagcaatctccttagatgttttctctgcttgatgcatgccaataatttgacccttctgaaacagattagcaTCTTTTTCACGatcacaggatgtgtctttttcaacatggttgtttaacaaatgagaagctactcactgcatcagttagggttaaataacttgtcgccatctgaaacaatcacccatgcagtaattatccaatgggaggctcttacctatttgcttagttaaatccaagtggtgactttttttttttttttttttttttggccaggcagtgtacaaTAATTGATattactgatgatgatgatgatgatgatttttgtcttttacaGATGGTGAAAGAAGATGAGCAGGAGAAAAGAACAAGATATTTTTGTATTGTGCTCATTTAGAACTTAGGGGCCAGCTCACAATATCGACACTTGCGATTTTCTCCTCATTGCCAGAAAATCCATAACCATGGACAACCGGCCATACATTTCTATGCCTTTTTCTCAATATTTCGTGAACATTAAGAATGAAACTGGAGAGTCCAGCGAGTACCAAAATCCCACTGAACTGTAAGATGGGTTTGAGAACAGATTGAGCCAAGTCCtaaatctaaaacaaacaaataacaaaatccCTTTTGGATGGAGAATCCCCATTAACAGTGTAATTTGGTCCAGGACTGGACTGAATCTGTGTCTGAAAAACTGTCAGTACATTTTTAAGATGTGAGCCATTGTACCTCTGAACCACTGGACCAAtggatgttttctctgtccAGTTTCTTTCTTCACAAACTGCTTTCACCAGACCCATTTTTTGAGACTTCTGCCTGATTGTTTCTACTGTCTCTTCCAAATCAAGAAGTTTAATAAGCCTGTTGCTGTAATTCTCTGTCAGAGAATTGACATTTATCTTTACCTCTTACTTTGTCTTGTatcatgtattatattttactaCTGTATTATAATCATGAGTAATGTTGAATATCTGTGGCTTCCTTTATAGGCTTTAGTCAGGATTAAAGATCAGTGACTAGCATGCACTTTTTCTTTATGCCATCTCATGTCGTCATTCCTTCGTGGACTATGAAACGTAGGAAGTGTGGGTTGCGGTATGTtggatcattttaaatgaagaaagacttgtttctgttttctacTAAGACTTGTGCAATGCAAATGTACCAGTGAGGGAGCATATTGAAACAGTCTCAATCAGTAGTACACTGCTATCAACTGTATTGGATTCATATTGTTAACCGTAAAGTTGAGATACTGTACTTGGCATTGGTACACAAACAGAGGGATCAGCTCTTTGGTCTAGTACTCAAACAATACACTATATATGAATCACCCTTTTTAATATTAAGAAAATTGTCTTGGGATCTGAACTAAACTAATTTTGGATGCTTTTACATTTGCAATACTGTCATTAACATCTTAGAGTTGTACTCTCAGCGTTTCATTAAGTCAAAAACGTCATCACTTTCTTCCTATGGACGATACCTTGTTCATTCTACAACTCAAGTCGGCTCCATGACCTAAATTCGTACGTAATCCAAACTACCTACGAATAATTCTTGAAGGCGCTTAATTAGTAATTAGGGACATAGGATACGATGCAACTTTAATTACTCaaaaataatctttactttTCAGTACTATAGCGGCGGCTGGACCTCGAGCACGTTCGCCAAAGGGACGCTTTTATTTGTAAGTAGGCGGTCCTTCCGTTTCACTGAACACTGATTGGTCGTCAGACTTGCAAGTGCGCGCAACAATCTGCCGCAGGAGAAAACCTGCGCAGGTGAAGAGGGCAGCTCAGCAGCAGTCGTCCATCCCGCTCCGTCGCGACGACTTTTGCAATCGTGCGGACATGGCGACCTCCAGCTCCTGCGTCGTGGTATGTATTGCCTTTTATGGCGCCGTACACCGGAGTCCGCCAGGAAGCAGGCTCCTCACGTGCCTACCTTTCGCAATACTGCAGTGAACGGTTTAAGCGAATGCTGTATAATCTAAGACGATAACTACGACTTTGCTACTGTTACCAAATGCTTCCGAAACGGACAGCCTATTGTTTTACGTTTATGGGGTTTTGTTTTATGGGGGTTGCTAGGTTAGCTTGGCCGTCGCTTTTCATGCGGTAGGGCCTCGGCATGCGTGTAGGGCCAAGCACATGCAAAGCGTTTTCATCCCTTCAGGCGTGTCGGCAGCGAAAACAAGGACGCTGTGTGGTCAATAAATTAACGTTTTTATTCAAACAGATTCGGGGCGTAGCCCTTCTGTTAACCGGCTTATATAAAGCTATGTCCATTTCCTTCCATATAGTAAAACTATAGGCGATTTAGGCCTATAGTTGATGGAGTGGTGGACGTGATTATTCTGTTTAGCGCCATATGAAATCTGTTTAGCAATACAATGAGCTACTAAAGTGGACTAACTGGCGTGTGTTTAGAATTTGCAAGCTGATATCggaaatcattttaaacacataCCAAATAGTTAATTGTCAACAAGCAGCATATGTCTTTACTTTTGAATTGACAACCttttaaagaatatataaaCCCGGTTTAAACTCATTGAAAAGGGCCGGTGGCAACTCCTGTGTGGGGTTTTATAGAATAGAAAGCCATTCTCTCTCTGAACGCTGATAACCTACATAATGAGAATTCGTAGGCAAAATAGTATCATGCTCAAATCACATCtattttcataattaaattAGTATTACTGTTAGTattgtttgctgttgttgttgatttttgtttacGTGACTGCGCAAGCAAGATTATAAGATTTGAATCAAGTGGCATCACCCTTGATGACGTCACTGTTGCGAATACATGTCACTTTAGGACTTTGGCTCTCATGGTAAAGCtggcaaataataaaaatacttcaCCCAAAAGAACCGAAAGACCTACCAAGCTCACAAGGAGAGGCATGTGACAGCCATGTGagctaaaacatttaattttattaactttaaaaaaaaaaaaaaagatgtcaatTATGTACCGAGTTTAAAAACTCCAACACTATCAAAAAGACAGTTCTGTACTCTGAAGTCCAGAGGTCTAAAATACAAGAGACGCGACCTCCCCCTCAGCAAACAGAGATAACTTTAGTATTGGTTTACTGGCTGGAGGCAGCTCCAGACCGACTGATATGATGTGCTGGTTTTTTAGATTGTGGGTATGGAATACAAAAATTTGAATATGACAGTGTCATTTCTCAACATTCTTAAGACCCCATGACCCTGAGGTAAACAGCAGCAAGGGTGTATGCTCTGTCAGTGCCTTCTGataatttgacattttagtGTAACAGGAGTTTAGGAAAAACCAACAGAGAATTCTCAGTGAACCTATTCTAGATTCATTTATTAACTATAGTCCCTCCTTTTGCCTTAATTGTGAAGAAATGATGATTTCATGGTATCCAAGTCAAATATTGGAAGCACAAGCATGCATTAGAATaatcagatatttaaaaaaaaaaaaaatactttgagACATTGGTAGTTATGTAGAAACCTgtgtagtttttaaaaaaaatttgaatctcttactgcagttactcatctgaaattctctctctcatttgtgggtataattacacacagaagaagaacgCACAATGTCAACTTTTGAATCATTTCATTATAGGGCAGTGTGGGTCAATAGGAAGTGTTTGAGGGCCGGACTGATAGCAGtattgcaaatgtttaaaagtttgGTAAAGGGTCGTATAGTGCTAGATTTTGTGTTATTCTGCTATGAATGACCTGactacttttgaaaatatttggggttacaatgatgttttgtgctctgtgaaAAATGGAGTggcttttgttaattttattttattttttgagttaaatctttcttcttctttttttattgtaaagtgGGTTTGTATATCGTAATTCATTAATAAAGTTTATCGGAAAATCTCACtctttgcctctgtgtgtgtgtatgtgtgtgtgtgtgtgtgtgtgtgtgtctctcatttttatatataatctctttctctcacacaaacacacacagtataattaATATAACATTCTATATGTTTAATATAAGGTCAGAAGAGATGCGAGACATTCTACATAGTCTGGAAAGTTTCACAGTGGAATGAATGTGACCTTGCTTCCTGTTTTCAGTTGTCTTTGACATTGTATTGCCATATAGGGAATGGAAATGACATTAACCTCCATCCACTGAATTTTGAAGGGAATTTTTTTCAGTTACTGTGTTCTGAACAAGTTAGAATGATGAATTAGAATATTCAAATTGTTCCTGACTTGAGCTAGCTAGTTAAGTGTGGGATAGCTAGCTGTGAATTTGTGGAAAATGCTAGTCTTTAAAGTCACATGGTTAATGGAATCGGTCCTAAAGTGACGAGGAAGATCTCACAAACATTGTATTAGTTTTCTGTAGCTGCAGCCAACAGTGTAAGGCACACCAAAAGATTTGTAAGAGCTCCTAtagttatttctttatttatttcataatttcaaaaaggggaaataaaaGGTTTACTAGTTCATTCGCTTTTCAAATAATGGTTATGCACTGAAAGTTACGTGCATGAATGAAATATAACAACATTAACTAAAGCTCCTAAATTAAGTTTCAGTCCTTGTAGCTGACAACTCGTTGTGAAATTAGTTAGGTGTGTCCGTATGGTTGTGGAGCTGGAGTAACTGTTGGCTATTGGTGTGCTTTTGCTTCTGCATTTACTTGTATATGTTCCCTCAAATGTCCTTGGAATAGCTATGTAGGCTGTGTAGCTACTGTGTATCTTGAATGAAAACTCCACAGGGGCTGAGTGACATTAGATGAATGAATGCCAGGGCTCACTGTTGTGCTACTGTCCTCTATGAATGCCTCCTGCTACAGAACAGCTGTGGGTTAACCATCtctgtattgtttgtttgttttttgtgatcCGTCTGTGGCTGTTTTAACTAgaaattatttgtgtgtttcagataaGTGATGAGGAACAGGGTTATGACCTGGACCTCTTTTGCATACCAAAACACTATGCAGATGATCTGGAACGTGTCTATATTCCACATGGGCTCATCTTGGACAGGTAACAGGCAAGCCCCTACTTTTCCTTTAACCCTGGATTCTGTCCTTTCGAACCCCACCAAGCCTTTTATATCTGCCAAGGGGAGCTTGAGTGCTTTAAATGACCTTCGTGAGACATGTTGTCTGAGTAGAGACGCGGAAATTGATACCATGTTGATTTGAGAGTAAGTGGATCTGAGCAGCCTCTCTCAAACCTAACTCCTGCAGGACTGAGCGTCTGGCCAGGGAGATCATGAAGAATATGGGAGGCCACCACATTGTGGCCCTCTGCGTGCTCAAAGGAGGCTACAAGTTCTTCGCAGACCTACTACTCGATTACATCAAAGCACTTAACCGCAACAGTGACCGTTCCATTCTTTGACTGTGGACTTCATTCGCCTTAAGAGCTATCAAGTAACAAAACAAatccatttaattttaaatgatactCATCCACATTTGTTGGATTTGCTCTTGGTTAGAGTTAATATTTGCATGCAAAATGTCCACAGCTTTAGTTGAATATCTTAACTTTGCAAAAATCGTGCCGCACTCAATAGCTTGAAGCTATTCATCAGGGCAGCAGTTATTTCCTCCAAAAATCGGTTATGTGGTTAATTGTTCAAAGCGTCTTTTGATTTTGGCTTTATTTCTGTGCCTGCCCTGTGCAAGTGAGCCCTCACAGATGTGCTTATGTTGAGAGTACAGCAAAGATGCATTGTCCAAGTCTTACTTGATTTTCAATTGGTTTAAAGTCATTATCATGCTAAAAGACTGAGGAGAGGTTTAGGATGCAAACTTATGGTCCTCTAGCTGTCTCGCAGAATTTGGATACCCTTTTGCAAAATTGTATTgctattatttattgtaatgttttcatatacaaataaacacatactaTCTTACATATGTTTAGGTGACCTAAAACAGtgttattcatattttaatttttagacATTGTGTGGCTGGATGTATGTTACGAATTCACTATTATATATCAGTTTATGTATATGGATTTTTCACTTGTTACCTTTTATTTGTGGGGTTTACAGAATGACCAGTCGACTGGTGAGATTAAAGTGATTGGTGGAGATGATTTATCTACACTCACAGGGAAGGTAGGCATCCATCTGGAGAAATTACTCATGACTGACACTCATCATTACTGTGTGTTATTACAACAATGTAGTTTTAAGACCAAGTCCCTTAATTTCACTGTTTTTAACTCAATATTTTCAAAGTTCATAGTTTCATATTCCATCAGAGAGTGTGCCTAAAGTGTAAGTACTAACATGATTTTGCtcctttttttcatgtttcaagaATGTCTTGATTGTGGAGGTATGATTGCATTTATTACACATGAAATAGCTGATGATGTCTTAAATTACCAGGTTTGTAAATGGAATTTGTCTTTAAAAGAAACTTGTATTTTAAAGGACATCATCGATACTGGGAAGACAATGAAAACATTGTTAGAACTCCTCAAGCAATACAACCCAAAAATGGTCAAGGTGGCCAGGTAAGGATGAATACAGGTATAATAAACTGGGGACAAAGCCACTTTAGtaagggtgtgtatgtatgtagccCTTGCACATGGCCAACAGTGCACAATTATCTTTTCTTCTACAAAACACCCCTCTGATGTGGGAATCAGTTAATGTAGAACTTTTCCCCCTTctaacaccccacccccagttTGCTTGTGAAGAGGACACCAAGGAGTGTTGGCTACAGACCAGACTGTAAGTATATAACATTTAGAATATTCAATTTTAATTTGTAcattgtgtgcacaattattaggcaagctgtatttttgaggattcattttataattgaacaactacagtgctctcggtcaatccaaaatgtaaataaacctcaaacctgaatatttaagaaagtaaaagtgaggttttggctttcttaggagaatatctgtgtgcagaattatcgggcaactattagtgtgcagaattgttatgcaactaaatgaaaaacacattttcccatcacacttgtttattttaatctgttaaagtgagaataatgaacaactcaatttacaaatacatttctgaccttaaaaaaaaaaaaacaaaaaaaaaacagtccaacatagccacccttcttttcaatcagtcataagccttccattcatggagtctgtttcttaatctgttgacgatcaactttttgtgcagcagcaaccacagcctcccagacactgttcagagagctgtactgtttttcttcactgtaaagctcccatttaagaagggctcTCAAGTCCCACATGGAGGCCGTGtcattattttttcatctttaaggcctttactagCTAGCAAGtacgcagtggagtacttcaatgcatgcgatggagcattgtcctgcataaaatcatggtcttcttgaaagatgcagactttttcctgtaccactgcttgaaggaAGTGTCTTCTAAAACCTAGCAGTAgatttgggagttgattttgactCCATCTTCAATGTGAAAAGGTCCAGCTAGTCATCtttaataccagcccatagcagtaccccacctccgcCTTGCTGACGTCTGAGTCGacgtggagctctgtgcccgttactgatccagccacgggcccgtccatctggtccatcaggagtcactctcatctcatcgGCCCatgaaacctttgaaaaatctgtcttcacatttttcttggcccagtcttgacatttcaccttacgtgtcttgttcagtggtggtcgggtttcTGTCTTCCCTCTCTAGAATACCTTCCTCACggcccaatatcttagcaattctAAGcatgctgcatccctctgaaagactttttacaatttttagcTTTTCTGAGTCACTTCAAACTCtctttttggcccattttgcctgaggaaaagaagctgcctaattaattatgcacaccttgggTGTTGAtttccttaggccacaccctccctcattacacaaatacacatcatctgatatgcttaaatccaataagaaTTCATGTTTATActgcttggagttggaaaatctGCATAAAATAATATGGtaaaaatactctcttgcctaataaatgtgtaatgtgtgtaggtTAAATTATGCATAATTTCTGTATAGTATCCTTAAGGACATGGCTAAGATGAGTTGCTTTTTCGTTGCTGATGTTTTATAATACTTTGTAAATCTAGCTAATGTTATATACTGATTTCTACCAAACATGCTATAGCATGATTaaattagcacacacacattgcaatgtttttttttttctcaatagaAAAGTGGTACCCAGTAATTTTCAGTTCATCTTTGGTAGGAACTTGTACctagtgtgttgtgttatgtacAGACTGCATCTTGGCCAACTAGAgaagtaaagtaaaaaaaaattgactgCTTTTTCTTACCCTTTTTCTCTAGTTGTAGGATTTGAGGTCCCTGACAAATTTGTGGTGGGATATGCACTAGATTACAATGAGTACTTTAGAGATTTAAATGTAAGTCATCGTTTCCGAAACTAAAGCACAATCACTTCACATAATAAGCGAACATTCTATTCATGCTATTCACAAACGAAATCACACATACTAAGCAAATTGAAATCATTCTATTTGGTTTCCCCTTGTCTGCTTTTCAGCATATCTGCGTCATCAGTGAAACAGGAAAAGAGAAGTATAAAGCATGAGGTGGCCTGAACGCCCTGCCCCCCCCCTAGTTATGTATAATTTTTATTGATGTCCGTTTTATATCTGGTCTGTATTTCACAAGTGCAGCTCACCTCACATTTGCTCAGCTTTCTCCCCAACGGCTAAAACATATGTGTGACCAAAAGTCAAATTTGGTTTGAGTGCATTTGGATAAAATAtaaccaaaatgtaatcttGGGGTGGAGGcttaattgtttaatttatattatttaaattgtgtgtgtgataaatattGCCAGACATGCTTAGATTAAAGATTTCATTAAGCACATTATGGGAACACCTCGCCAAACCTCTTATTATTTGCTGCTTTAATAGGATAAATTTCAAGTGTTTGCTGAATGAACAATTTATTGCCAAACATTTACAtcgtgtacatttacatttgaggTCTAATGTGATTTGCATTCATAATTAATTTGGATACATCTCAAGGTTAAGCAGGGATAATTATGGATACAGAgaagtttaatttttttatttaatgactgTTACACATTGTTGTGAACTGTAATTGTATTCATTTTGCCTTCTGTTTGTCTGCTTACTGCAGTTTTGTAACAGTACTGCAGCTTAAATAAATTTAGTTTTGTTAAGAGGGGGGAAATGTCACGGTTACTTGTATGCTGTCATATAgccacaaaaacacaatctcacCTTTGCTTTAACAAACACTGGTGTATAAGTGTGATAAGATCTCATACTTTCTCAATTTAGCAATGTTAATACTAGCTTTACAATTAGCCTTAGACATAACGAGCAAACTGTCTCTGCGGCAACAGATTATTCCAAGTGGTGTTGAGGCTTCAAGTGTATACTTTTAACTGCACTTCCCAAGCCCCCACGTGTAAGGAGACAGTGGAAAGTAAATCATGTGATCATGTAGTAGACCACTGTATTAGAGAGGCCTGAGGCAgtcacattaaaaatgtattgcacTGAATGTAATGTCATGTGATATTTAAGATCTTATAAATTGGATTTCTTTTGGTTTAGCaatagaatttatttttcaaaactgCTTGTTTCAAAAAGAAACTTCCAAGAAGCTTTTAACAGTGGTCATGGGCTCACTGTGGTAATATTCCTGAGTGTAGGTCATATGCTACACAAATGGCTCACGGCGGTATTGAATGCAGTTAAACCTAATTTCTTTTTAGTCCCCAATGATAAGATTACTTTATGTAATGCTGCATACCCACAACTTTAATAGgttttgaataaaatataaagattaCAGTAGGCCACTGTGTTTAATTATTGTTTACTTATAATGATTCTGCCCAAATGTAAATAGATCACTTATGGGGAAAAAAGTAAATGATCAGACTTATGTAAACAGCATTTCTCTAATTGTTTTCCCACTTTATCATACTTCATAGATATCACAATTCAcaggtttcttttttaaaacgAGAGCTTTGTTGAGACTTGAGTTCAAGATTGCAGTTCAATATTGCACTGGTAGGCCTTACTAGAGCAGAACTGTAACACTGGATACTGCATCATTCAACTCCAGTATTGACGTGCTGCTATATCACAGCTCACAGACATGCCTCCAGGCTGGCAattatttgcgtgtgtgtgcgtgcgtgttgctGAAATGGTGCCAGATCAATGTGACAGTAGAGTGTGCTGGTGTTTTCCCAGCAGCCCTTCGTGATCTGCATCTCCATTATCACTACAAACCATGATGTGCTGCTAGTAAACCCaccagcaaataaataaagaggcaGAAAATCCTTTGCCAGGGAAAACTATGAAGAGTCCACGTGTACTCTACTAAAATTTACAATCAAAAAATCTTAAGATCTCGCTATGCAATACAGCAAAAGTTCTCAaggcttttttaaataaatgtgcacTTTCAGGTCACATCAGGCAAAAGGAAAGCAGACTCCTAAAATCATGCTAAGGGAAAACAATGTGTTTATATTGACTGGCAAAACATGATGGGTCTGcatgacaaaataatttcaataaGAGAAGAGTACCCTCTAGAGGAATAAGAAGATAAAACAGGACAACGGGCATTACTTTTGAGACAGGCCTCAGCTTGCTTACTCTTTTTTGGCGTTATGGGAAAACAAATGTTccctgaaaataaaaacaaataaattaaatgtaaaaattatatatatattatatatcgtTTATTAAAAGTTAATGATAAATTCACGTTTGTCAACACGTATTTGACATTACGAGAATATTAGTCAAATGTAGCTGCCCTTCTAATACCAATATTGCAATGCATCTTCCAGTTACATGATCAGTTAAGCCGTAAGACACGTGACACCGTAGCCATGCGCAAGTCAGACATGACCAAACATCCCCATTTCTGAATGTCAGTTTGTGGTGTAGCGCAGTTAGTGCAACGCTtaccaaataaaataattgcattGTGCAATAAAAATCGACGTATCTCAAATTCACgattgtgtgtgaaagacaaatTTATCAAAAACAACTAGAACATTTTGTGAAAGgtatgaataatatatatatcttcTTTATCATAGTCCTCTAAACTGAATTGATAAGGAACAATAGATCAATAGTTTTTAAATCACCTTTTTACTCACTCTGTCATGAAAAATAATCTAATACACCCGTGATCCCCACGTCGGCTACATGTGGCATACAACATGCTCATACAT
It encodes the following:
- the hprt1 gene encoding LOW QUALITY PROTEIN: hypoxanthine-guanine phosphoribosyltransferase (The sequence of the model RefSeq protein was modified relative to this genomic sequence to represent the inferred CDS: inserted 1 base in 1 codon), with protein sequence MATSSSCVVISDEEQGYDLDLFCIPKHYADDLERVYIPHGLILDRTERLAREIMKNMGGHHIVALCVLKGGYKFFADLLLDYIKALNRNSDXFHSLTVDFIRLKSYQNDQSTGEIKVIGGDDLSTLTGKNVLIVEDIIDTGKTMKTLLELLKQYNPKMVKVASLLVKRTPRSVGYRPDFVGFEVPDKFVVGYALDYNEYFRDLNHICVISETGKEKYKA